One Nicotiana sylvestris chromosome 12, ASM39365v2, whole genome shotgun sequence genomic window carries:
- the LOC138883110 gene encoding uncharacterized protein: protein MAPFDALYGRRCRCPIGWFEVGEVELIGLNLMHQAMEKVKIIKERFKTTQSHQKSYSDVRRRDLEIKEDDWVFLNVSPMKGIMRFGKKGKLSLRYVGLYKIIQRIGQVAYKLELSPEMSMVHPVFHVSMLKKVFGDPSTIVPIEIIEVNEELSYKEIPVSILDRQVRKLRNKEIASVKVLWRN, encoded by the coding sequence ATGGCACCATTTGATgcattatatggtaggagatgtagatgtcccattgggtggttcgaggttggagaagttGAATTGATAGGGCTGAACCTTAtgcatcaggctatggagaaagtcaagattattaaagaGAGGTTTAAAACTACTCAGAGTCACCAAAAGTCGTATTCGGACGTTCGTCGCAGAGACTTGGAgatcaaagaagatgattgggtatttttgaatgTCTCCcctatgaagggtatcatgcggtttggaaagaagggaaaattgagtctgaggtatgtcggactgtacaaaatcattcagaggattggtcaggtggcatacaagctcgagctgtcACCCGAGATGTCAATGGTACACCCAGTCTTCCacgtgtctatgttgaagaaggtattcggagatccgtccactattgtgccaaTTGAGattattgaggttaatgaagaattatCGTACAAAGAAATTCCAGTTTCCatccttgataggcaagtccgaaagttgagaaataaagaaattgcctccgtgaaagtgttatggcgaaacTAG